One segment of Massilia sp. Se16.2.3 DNA contains the following:
- a CDS encoding GIN domain-containing protein → MELTLPALDRVAVDGSSDTVVNGFSGERIEVELNGSGSIVFNGRYRQAHAAVQGSGDLTLDAGNGDEIEARLSGSGSLTLAGAARSVSVESDGSGTLDAQRLRAERVKVRQTGSGNTSVTARETPGRLGQRQRRCGSVWRAVPAQRQPHRQRGRALRAVSRLDAAQAPIHSNTPLPAARPLAKQAVSR, encoded by the coding sequence GTGGAACTGACGCTGCCGGCGCTGGACCGCGTGGCCGTCGACGGCAGCAGCGACACTGTCGTCAACGGCTTCTCTGGAGAACGCATAGAGGTCGAGCTCAATGGCTCGGGCAGCATCGTCTTCAATGGCCGCTACCGCCAGGCCCACGCCGCGGTGCAGGGCAGCGGCGACCTGACACTCGACGCCGGCAACGGCGACGAGATCGAGGCGAGGCTCTCCGGTTCAGGCTCGCTCACGCTGGCCGGCGCCGCACGCAGCGTCTCGGTCGAATCGGACGGTTCCGGCACCCTCGATGCCCAGCGCCTGCGCGCCGAACGCGTGAAGGTGCGCCAGACGGGATCGGGCAACACCAGTGTCACCGCGCGCGAAACCCCTGGCCGCCTCGGTCAGCGGCAGCGGCGATGTGGAAGTGTATGGCGAGCCGTCCCAGCGCAGCGTCAGCCGCACCGGCAGCGGGGACGTGCGCTTCGAGCAGTGAGCCGGCTTGATGCCGCTCAGGCGCCCATCCATTCCAACACACCCCTGCCGGCCGCGCGGCCGCTGGCGAAACAGGCGGTCAGCAGGTAG
- the thrC gene encoding threonine synthase, with product MHYVSTRATSASASRNPETFSTILLGGLAPDGGLYMPAEYPRVTSEELDAWRRLSYAELAFEVLRKFATDIPDDDLRALTRKTYTPEVYRNARNDESAEDITPLRTLEDEGGRKLMLQSLSNGPTLAFKDMAMQLLGNLFEYALAKNGDELNIFGATSGDTGSAAEYAMRGKRGVKVFMLSPSGKMSAFQTAQMFSLQDPNIFNIAVDGVFDDCQDLVKAVSNDLAFKARHKIGTVNSINWARVVAQVVYYFRGYLAATANNEQKVSFTVPSGNFGNVCAGHIARMMGLPIDRLVVATNENDVLDEFFRTGVYRVRKSAETLHTSSPSMDISKASNFERFVYDLVGRDSERTHALFRKVDTHGGFDLSGRPGADGDEFARVGEYGFASGKSTHADRLETIRMAFDDYGIVVDTHTADGIKVAREHLEPGVPMIVLETALAAKFNETILDALGEDAPRPAGFEDIESLPQKFVLMRPNVDEMKTFIAAHTGL from the coding sequence ATGCACTATGTCTCCACCCGCGCGACGAGCGCGTCCGCTTCCCGCAATCCGGAAACCTTCTCGACCATCCTGCTGGGCGGCCTGGCCCCTGACGGCGGCCTGTACATGCCGGCCGAGTACCCGCGTGTGACAAGCGAGGAGCTCGACGCCTGGCGCCGCCTTTCCTACGCCGAGCTGGCCTTCGAGGTGCTGCGCAAATTCGCCACCGACATCCCTGACGACGACCTGCGCGCGCTCACCCGCAAAACCTATACGCCCGAGGTTTACCGCAACGCTAGAAACGACGAGTCCGCGGAAGACATCACGCCCCTGCGCACGCTGGAGGACGAGGGCGGGCGCAAGCTGATGTTGCAATCGCTGTCGAACGGCCCGACCCTGGCCTTCAAGGACATGGCGATGCAGTTGCTGGGCAACCTGTTCGAGTATGCACTGGCGAAGAATGGCGATGAGCTCAACATCTTCGGGGCCACCTCGGGCGACACCGGCAGCGCCGCCGAATACGCGATGCGCGGCAAGCGCGGCGTCAAGGTGTTCATGCTCTCGCCGAGCGGGAAGATGAGCGCCTTCCAGACCGCGCAGATGTTCAGCCTGCAGGACCCGAACATCTTCAACATCGCCGTCGACGGCGTGTTCGACGACTGCCAGGACCTCGTGAAAGCCGTGTCGAACGACCTGGCCTTCAAGGCGCGCCACAAGATCGGCACCGTCAATTCGATCAACTGGGCGCGCGTGGTGGCCCAGGTTGTCTACTACTTCCGCGGCTATCTCGCGGCCACGGCGAACAACGAGCAGAAGGTCTCGTTCACGGTCCCCTCGGGGAACTTCGGGAATGTCTGCGCCGGCCATATCGCGCGCATGATGGGCCTGCCCATCGACCGACTGGTGGTGGCCACCAACGAGAACGACGTGCTCGACGAGTTCTTCCGCACCGGCGTCTACCGCGTGCGCAAAAGCGCGGAGACTCTCCACACCAGCAGCCCGTCGATGGACATCTCCAAGGCGTCGAACTTCGAGCGCTTTGTCTACGACCTGGTCGGGCGCGACAGCGAGCGTACCCACGCCCTGTTCCGCAAGGTCGACACCCACGGCGGCTTCGACCTGTCGGGCAGGCCCGGCGCGGACGGCGACGAGTTCGCGCGCGTGGGCGAGTACGGCTTCGCTTCCGGCAAGTCGACCCATGCCGACCGCCTGGAGACGATCCGCATGGCTTTTGATGACTACGGCATCGTGGTCGACACCCACACCGCCGACGGCATCAAGGTCGCGCGCGAGCACCTCGAACCGGGCGTGCCGATGATCGTGCTGGAAACCGCGCTCGCGGCCAAGTTCAACGAGACCATCCTCGACGCATTGGGCGAGGACGCCCCGCGTCCCGCCGGCTTCGAGGACATCGAGTCGCTGCCGCAGAAGTTCGTGCTGATGCGCCCGAACGTCGACGAGATGAAGACCTTCATCGCCGCGCATACCGGACTATGA
- the glp gene encoding gephyrin-like molybdotransferase Glp, whose amino-acid sequence MLSVREALDTLLAAARPVAEVEQVPTLAANGRVLAQDAASTIAVPSADNTQMDGYAVRAADCIDGAATLKVSQRIPAGTVGEPLEPGTAARIFTGALIPPGADAVVMQEQCEAAGDMVTIRHAPKAGEWIRRAGEDIRAGATILSAGTRLRSQELGLAASVGLATLPVHRRLRVAVFFTGDELTMPGEAPGGQLPPGAIYNSNRFTLRGLLENFGCEIADLGIVPDTLDATRAALREAARTNDLIITSGGVSVGEEDHIKPAVEAEGSLNMWQIAVKPGKPLAFGEVRKEGGDTAFFLGLPGNPVSSFVTFLLFVRPFLLRLQGVSGPVEPRAWMVRADFNLPRADRRNEFLRARINAGGGLDLFPNQGSGVLSSTVWGDGLVDNPAGRTIQEGDMVRFIPFSELQH is encoded by the coding sequence ATGCTGAGCGTGCGCGAAGCCCTCGATACGCTGCTGGCCGCGGCGCGTCCGGTAGCGGAGGTGGAACAGGTGCCGACATTGGCGGCGAACGGCCGCGTGCTGGCGCAGGACGCCGCATCGACCATCGCGGTGCCGTCCGCCGATAACACCCAGATGGATGGCTACGCCGTGCGCGCGGCCGACTGCATCGATGGCGCCGCCACCCTGAAGGTAAGCCAGCGCATCCCCGCCGGCACCGTCGGCGAGCCGCTCGAACCCGGTACGGCAGCGCGCATCTTCACCGGCGCCCTGATTCCGCCGGGTGCCGATGCGGTAGTGATGCAGGAGCAGTGCGAAGCCGCCGGCGACATGGTGACGATCCGCCATGCGCCAAAGGCCGGCGAATGGATCCGCCGCGCCGGCGAAGACATCCGCGCCGGTGCGACCATCCTGTCGGCGGGCACGCGCCTGCGCAGCCAGGAGCTGGGCCTGGCCGCATCGGTTGGACTGGCGACGCTGCCCGTGCACAGGCGCCTGCGCGTGGCGGTCTTCTTCACTGGCGACGAACTGACCATGCCGGGCGAAGCACCCGGCGGGCAGCTGCCGCCGGGCGCGATCTACAACTCGAACCGCTTCACCCTGCGCGGCCTGCTGGAGAACTTCGGTTGCGAGATCGCGGACCTCGGCATCGTGCCCGACACGCTGGACGCCACCCGCGCGGCGCTGCGCGAAGCGGCGCGCACGAACGACCTGATCATCACCTCGGGCGGCGTGTCCGTCGGCGAGGAAGACCACATCAAGCCTGCAGTGGAAGCGGAAGGGTCGCTGAACATGTGGCAGATCGCCGTCAAGCCGGGCAAGCCGCTCGCGTTCGGCGAGGTGCGCAAGGAAGGCGGCGATACCGCGTTCTTCCTCGGCCTGCCGGGCAATCCCGTCTCGAGCTTCGTCACCTTCCTGCTGTTCGTGCGTCCCTTCCTGCTGCGCCTGCAGGGCGTGAGCGGGCCGGTCGAGCCGCGCGCCTGGATGGTGCGCGCAGACTTCAACCTGCCCAGGGCCGATCGCCGCAACGAATTCCTGCGCGCGCGCATCAATGCCGGAGGAGGCCTGGACCTGTTCCCGAATCAGGGCTCGGGGGTACTGAGCTCGACCGTCTGGGGCGATGGCCTGGTCGACAATCCGGCCGGACGCACTATTCAAGAGGGCGACATGGTGCGCTTCATTCCCTTCAGCGAACTGCAGCACTAA
- a CDS encoding alpha/beta fold hydrolase, protein MLAADKLAYYRELMTGTQRLQVEPVDNARHFAMIDQPQATNAVLRRFLDKL, encoded by the coding sequence ATGCTTGCTGCCGACAAGCTGGCCTACTATCGGGAGCTGATGACGGGCACGCAGCGGCTCCAGGTCGAGCCCGTCGACAACGCCCGCCACTTCGCCATGATCGACCAGCCGCAGGCGACGAACGCCGTCCTGCGCCGCTTCCTGGACAAACTGTGA
- a CDS encoding alpha/beta fold hydrolase produces the protein MILIPGLATGGWVWQEVVREFAPTRALYVVTLPGFDGRPGVNGDRSMRPGPRSRN, from the coding sequence ATGATCCTGATTCCCGGCCTGGCGACCGGCGGATGGGTGTGGCAGGAAGTGGTGCGCGAATTCGCACCCACCCGCGCCCTCTACGTCGTGACGCTGCCGGGCTTCGACGGCCGCCCGGGCGTCAATGGCGACCGTTCGATGCGGCCAGGGCCGCGCTCGCGGAACTGA
- the moaD gene encoding molybdopterin converting factor subunit 1 — MDIELRFFASVREALGTSNEKVALPEGVETVGAVRAHLVERGGAWAAALGPERALRMAFNHVMCGPETVIEEGGEVAFFPPVTGG; from the coding sequence ATGGACATCGAATTGCGGTTTTTCGCCTCCGTGCGCGAGGCGCTCGGCACCAGCAACGAAAAGGTGGCGCTGCCGGAAGGCGTGGAGACGGTGGGCGCCGTGCGCGCGCACCTGGTCGAGCGTGGCGGCGCCTGGGCGGCGGCGCTCGGGCCGGAGCGCGCACTGCGCATGGCCTTCAATCATGTGATGTGCGGGCCGGAGACGGTAATCGAGGAGGGCGGGGAAGTGGCCTTCTTCCCGCCTGTGACCGGGGGGTAG
- a CDS encoding DUF1700 domain-containing protein: MGKLEYLDQLKRAMLGLPPELQAKTLAWYEQRFVDGVNSGRREDEIGRELDDPKKVALTLRANTHMNAFAEQKNPANLLRMLVSVVGLLIFNLFMVIPAAVFGALLAALYVGAFGFYIGGIALTASGLAGANELVLDGPLRGSPSSRHRARAPG, translated from the coding sequence ATGGGCAAACTGGAATACCTCGACCAGCTCAAGCGCGCCATGCTCGGCCTGCCGCCCGAGCTGCAGGCCAAGACCCTGGCCTGGTACGAGCAGCGTTTCGTCGACGGCGTCAATAGCGGCCGCCGCGAAGACGAGATTGGCCGCGAACTCGACGACCCGAAGAAGGTCGCGCTGACGCTGCGCGCCAACACCCACATGAACGCCTTCGCCGAGCAGAAGAACCCGGCCAACCTGCTGCGCATGCTCGTGTCGGTCGTCGGACTCCTGATCTTCAATCTGTTCATGGTCATTCCCGCCGCGGTGTTCGGTGCGCTCCTGGCCGCGCTGTACGTGGGCGCTTTCGGTTTCTATATCGGCGGCATCGCCCTCACGGCCAGCGGCCTGGCCGGTGCCAACGAACTCGTGCTGGACGGCCCGCTGCGCGGGTCGCCGTCGAGTCGGCACCGAGCGCGCGCACCCGGGTGA
- a CDS encoding L-serine ammonia-lyase has translation MDMSVFDLFKIGIGPSSSHTVGPMVAARRFLLECGSLEEAVGVEAHLYGSLALTGVGHATDKAVILGLMGETPQDIAPDTVEDKLAEAELDGVLRLLGTKEVPFSAKTGLAWHMASTLPEHPNGMRFVLKLRDGSHIERIYYSVGGGFITAAGEAQVRASEPPGTQAVSVPFPFDTMVQLLEQGKRHGLSIPHMLRANELVRMTEAELDAGLDRIWNVMHDCIAHGLVTEGQLPGGLNVKRRAAKLWKQAHCVEGKRVNELPHDSTHHVTLYAMAVNEENAAGGRVVTAPTNGAAGIIPAVLRYYAEDCRPSNAARGIRDFLLTSSAIGMLCKKNASISGAEVGCRGEVGVACAMAAAGLVAALGGSNEQIENAAEIGIEHHLGMTCDPIGGLVQIPCIERNGMGAIKAITAASLALKGDGTHFVSLDNVIETMRQTGADMQAKYKETSLGGLAVHVVTVNHAAC, from the coding sequence ATGGACATGAGTGTTTTCGATCTGTTCAAGATCGGTATCGGGCCATCGAGCTCGCATACGGTGGGCCCGATGGTGGCGGCACGCCGCTTCCTGCTCGAATGCGGTTCGCTCGAGGAAGCGGTCGGCGTCGAAGCCCACCTGTACGGGTCGCTGGCCCTGACCGGCGTCGGCCACGCGACCGACAAGGCCGTCATTCTCGGCCTGATGGGCGAGACCCCGCAGGACATCGCTCCTGATACGGTCGAGGACAAGCTCGCGGAAGCGGAACTGGACGGCGTGCTGCGCCTGCTGGGGACAAAAGAAGTGCCGTTTTCCGCCAAGACGGGCCTGGCCTGGCACATGGCCTCCACGCTGCCGGAACACCCGAACGGCATGCGCTTCGTGTTGAAACTGCGTGACGGCAGCCATATCGAACGCATCTATTATTCGGTCGGCGGCGGCTTCATCACCGCGGCCGGCGAAGCCCAGGTGCGCGCGTCCGAGCCTCCTGGCACCCAGGCCGTGTCCGTGCCGTTCCCCTTCGACACCATGGTGCAGTTGCTCGAGCAGGGCAAGCGCCACGGCCTGTCGATCCCGCACATGCTGCGCGCGAACGAACTGGTGCGCATGACCGAGGCCGAGCTGGACGCTGGCCTGGACCGGATCTGGAACGTGATGCACGACTGTATCGCGCACGGCCTGGTCACCGAAGGCCAGCTGCCCGGCGGCCTGAACGTCAAGCGGCGCGCGGCCAAGCTGTGGAAGCAGGCGCATTGCGTCGAAGGCAAGCGCGTCAACGAATTGCCCCACGATTCGACCCACCACGTCACCTTGTACGCGATGGCCGTGAACGAGGAAAACGCGGCCGGCGGACGCGTCGTCACGGCGCCGACGAATGGCGCGGCCGGTATCATCCCGGCGGTGCTGCGCTACTACGCCGAGGACTGCCGCCCGAGCAACGCCGCGCGCGGCATCCGCGATTTCCTGCTGACCTCCAGCGCGATCGGCATGCTGTGCAAGAAGAATGCCTCGATTTCCGGTGCCGAAGTCGGCTGCCGGGGCGAGGTCGGCGTCGCTTGCGCGATGGCGGCGGCCGGCCTGGTGGCGGCGCTCGGCGGCAGCAACGAACAGATCGAGAACGCCGCCGAAATCGGCATCGAGCACCACCTCGGCATGACCTGCGACCCGATCGGCGGGCTGGTGCAGATCCCCTGTATCGAGCGCAACGGCATGGGCGCGATCAAGGCCATCACTGCCGCTTCGCTGGCACTCAAGGGCGACGGTACCCACTTCGTCAGCCTCGACAACGTCATCGAGACGATGCGCCAGACCGGGGCGGACATGCAGGCGAAGTACAAGGAGACCTCGCTTGGCGGGCTGGCGGTGCACGTGGTAACGGTGAATCACGCGGCTTGCTGA
- a CDS encoding alpha/beta fold hydrolase — protein sequence MIDSRKLSRPVLVGHSLGGTLAIALAEDMGARIGGVVSIDGLPVMPRSEDTPPEQRAAMAENMRQRMAATPPPAFAAQQRQYMRSIGAVDMGKADDLAQLTARSDPAAVASWVGAVLARDLRPGLPRITAPVLVLAPGTAPTPPRRAACLLPTSWPTIGS from the coding sequence CTGATCGATTCGCGCAAGCTGTCCAGGCCGGTACTTGTCGGCCACAGCCTGGGCGGCACCCTGGCCATTGCGCTGGCCGAGGACATGGGCGCGCGCATTGGTGGCGTGGTCAGCATCGATGGCTTGCCGGTGATGCCGCGCAGCGAAGATACGCCGCCCGAACAACGCGCGGCCATGGCGGAGAACATGCGCCAGCGCATGGCTGCCACGCCGCCGCCCGCCTTCGCGGCCCAGCAACGCCAGTACATGCGCAGCATCGGCGCGGTCGACATGGGCAAGGCCGACGACCTGGCCCAGCTCACCGCGCGCAGCGACCCGGCGGCCGTGGCAAGCTGGGTCGGTGCCGTGCTGGCGCGCGACCTGCGTCCAGGCCTGCCGCGGATCACGGCGCCGGTGCTGGTGCTGGCGCCCGGTACGGCCCCGACGCCGCCACGGCGGGCGGCATGCTTGCTGCCGACAAGCTGGCCTACTATCGGGAGCTGA